In Microbacterium sp. 1.5R, the following are encoded in one genomic region:
- a CDS encoding phosphocholine cytidylyltransferase family protein, protein MTLQTVILAAGMGSRLGRALPKPLTELSDGRTIMRQQHDNIRAAFGSDARITAVVGYRAETIIEAFPNVNYVHNERYDETNTSKSLLRALGATGKSGVLWMNGDVVFDPMILGRAAAYIERDQSFVTVNTSKVSDEEVKYTVTAEGFINELSKTVKGGLGEAVGINYISSADKKAFMRQLQRVEDQDYFERGLELAIAEDGLLLEPMDVSDLYAVEVDFAEDLERANLFV, encoded by the coding sequence GTGACTCTTCAGACCGTCATCCTCGCAGCAGGCATGGGCTCACGCCTCGGCCGCGCGCTGCCGAAGCCGCTCACGGAGTTGAGCGACGGCCGCACGATCATGCGCCAGCAGCACGACAACATCCGCGCCGCCTTCGGATCGGACGCCCGCATCACCGCCGTCGTCGGGTACCGCGCAGAGACCATCATCGAGGCGTTCCCGAACGTCAATTACGTGCACAACGAGCGCTACGACGAGACCAACACGTCGAAGAGCCTGTTGCGCGCTCTCGGCGCCACCGGCAAGTCGGGCGTGCTCTGGATGAACGGCGACGTGGTGTTCGACCCGATGATCCTGGGCCGCGCTGCGGCGTACATCGAGCGCGACCAGTCCTTCGTCACGGTGAACACCTCCAAAGTCAGCGACGAGGAGGTGAAGTACACGGTCACGGCCGAGGGCTTCATCAACGAGCTGTCGAAGACCGTCAAGGGCGGTCTCGGTGAGGCTGTGGGCATCAACTACATCTCCTCCGCAGACAAGAAGGCGTTCATGCGCCAGTTGCAGCGCGTCGAAGACCAGGACTACTTCGAGCGCGGCCTCGAGCTCGCGATCGCCGAAGACGGCCTGCTCCTCGAGCCGATGGACGTCTCCGATCTCTACGCGGTCGAGGTCGACTTCGCCGAGGACCTCGAGCGGGCGAACCTGTTCGTCTGA
- a CDS encoding acyl-CoA carboxylase subunit beta has protein sequence MTDKPELSTTAGRIADLRARYNEAVVDAEKVAQEKQHAKGKMTARERIELLVDPGSFVEFDEYVRHRTTAFGMDRNRPFGDSVVTGVGTIHGRTVAVYSQDFTTFGGSLGEVSGDKIIKIMEFALSGGMPIIGILDSGGARIQEGVLALSKYGEIFRLNTRSSGVIPQISIIMGPAAGGAVYGPALTDFVIMVDKTSQMFVTGPDVIKTVTGEDVGMEELGGALTHNTRSGVAHYLAEDEDDAIDYARTLLGFLPDNNMAEIPAYESGFEWETTDADRSLNTIIPDSPNQPYDIHTVIEHVVDAGDFIEVQPLFAPNIVIGFGRVEGRSVGIIANQPSQMAGTLNIEAGEKASRFVRFCDAFSIPIVTLVDVPGYLPGTDQEWTGVIRRGAKLIYAYAEATVPLVTVILRKAYGGAYIVMGSKQLGADVNLAWPTAEIAVMGGQGAVNILYRGEIKRAEEAGEDVAAVRTRLANEYTYSVTSPFLAAERGEIDGIIEPANTRVSIAKALRALRGKRAELPPKKHGNIPL, from the coding sequence GTGACGGACAAGCCCGAACTCTCGACCACCGCCGGCAGAATCGCAGACCTCCGCGCTCGCTACAACGAAGCCGTTGTCGACGCCGAGAAGGTCGCGCAGGAGAAGCAGCACGCCAAGGGCAAGATGACCGCCCGCGAGCGCATCGAACTGCTCGTCGACCCCGGAAGCTTCGTCGAGTTCGACGAGTACGTGCGCCATCGCACCACCGCGTTCGGCATGGATCGCAACCGGCCCTTCGGCGATTCCGTCGTGACGGGTGTGGGCACGATCCACGGCCGCACGGTCGCGGTGTACTCGCAGGACTTCACCACGTTCGGCGGATCTCTCGGCGAGGTCTCCGGCGACAAGATCATCAAGATCATGGAGTTCGCGCTGTCGGGCGGTATGCCGATCATCGGCATCCTCGACTCCGGCGGAGCCCGGATCCAGGAGGGCGTGCTCGCCCTCAGCAAGTACGGCGAGATCTTCCGCCTGAACACTCGGTCGTCGGGGGTCATCCCGCAGATCTCGATCATCATGGGTCCCGCCGCCGGTGGAGCCGTCTACGGCCCCGCTCTGACGGACTTCGTGATCATGGTCGACAAGACCAGCCAGATGTTCGTGACCGGTCCGGACGTCATCAAGACGGTCACCGGCGAGGACGTCGGCATGGAGGAGCTCGGAGGAGCCCTCACGCACAACACTCGCTCGGGTGTCGCGCACTACCTCGCCGAGGACGAGGACGACGCGATCGACTACGCCCGCACGCTCCTCGGCTTCCTCCCCGACAACAACATGGCGGAGATCCCCGCGTACGAGAGCGGCTTCGAGTGGGAGACCACGGATGCCGATCGCTCTCTGAACACGATCATCCCCGACTCCCCCAATCAGCCGTACGACATCCACACGGTCATCGAGCACGTCGTCGACGCGGGAGACTTCATCGAGGTCCAGCCGCTTTTCGCGCCGAACATCGTGATCGGCTTCGGCCGGGTCGAAGGGCGCTCGGTCGGGATCATCGCCAATCAGCCGTCCCAGATGGCCGGAACGCTCAACATCGAGGCGGGCGAGAAGGCCAGCCGATTCGTGCGGTTCTGCGACGCGTTCTCGATCCCGATCGTCACGCTCGTCGACGTGCCCGGGTACCTCCCCGGTACCGATCAGGAGTGGACCGGCGTGATCCGCCGCGGCGCCAAGCTCATCTACGCCTACGCGGAAGCGACCGTGCCGCTGGTCACGGTCATCCTGCGCAAGGCCTACGGCGGCGCCTACATCGTGATGGGATCGAAGCAGCTGGGCGCCGATGTCAACCTCGCCTGGCCGACGGCGGAGATCGCCGTGATGGGCGGCCAGGGTGCGGTCAACATCCTCTACCGCGGCGAGATCAAGCGTGCCGAAGAGGCCGGCGAGGACGTCGCCGCCGTGCGCACGCGGCTCGCGAACGAATACACCTACAGCGTGACCTCGCCGTTCCTCGCCGCCGAACGCGGCGAGATCGACGGCATCATCGAACCGGCGAACACCCGAGTCTCGATCGCCAAGGCGCTCCGAGCCCTCCGCGGGAAGCGCGCCGAGCTGCCCCCCAAGAAGCACGGGAACATCCCGCTGTGA
- a CDS encoding acyl-CoA carboxylase subunit epsilon encodes MTEPATSDERQLPTMEITRGVATEEELAALIAVVSDAYSQEAADAVAEEPRVSAWARTQRPLRRALRRDIPWGRFAR; translated from the coding sequence GTGACCGAGCCCGCGACGTCGGACGAGCGCCAGCTCCCGACGATGGAGATCACCCGGGGCGTTGCGACCGAGGAGGAGCTCGCCGCTCTCATCGCCGTGGTGAGCGACGCCTACTCGCAGGAGGCGGCGGATGCCGTGGCCGAGGAGCCTCGCGTATCGGCGTGGGCCCGCACCCAGCGACCGCTGCGACGCGCACTGCGACGAGACATCCCGTGGGGCCGCTTCGCACGCTGA
- a CDS encoding ROK family transcriptional regulator, which yields MGDFNQSVILEAIRRSGEGLSRIELVDATGLSAQTITNITRRLLDEGLITEAGRTINGPGKPRVTLRLVAESRFSVGVHLDPSVITFVLLNMSGAVIARRVVRTHDRDPHRIVETMAQTIDGLVDEAGIDRALVAGVGVAAPGPLDAAKGTVVDPPKLDGWHRVPLRSVLAEATGFEVTLEKDTTAAAVGELWTGSATAEDSFLFVYLGTGLGAAAAREGVVVTGSTHNFGEIGHIMVDPDGPPCACGSRGCVEVVCTPQAIVEQAEAAGVFRDEPDDGGARGVEERFARLCELASAGEIRALGVLRRSAEHLAVLISVLTNILDVDRVVLGGPFCAPLSEVYLREIPEQLNRRSATRSVRALRVDSAVVGEDVGAVGAACVVLDAVLTPRASDLYLED from the coding sequence ATGGGTGACTTCAACCAGTCCGTGATCCTCGAGGCCATCCGCCGGTCCGGAGAGGGACTCAGCCGGATCGAGCTCGTCGATGCGACCGGCCTCTCGGCGCAGACGATCACGAACATCACCCGTCGCCTTCTCGACGAGGGGCTGATCACCGAAGCAGGGCGGACCATCAACGGGCCCGGCAAGCCGCGAGTCACGCTGCGCCTGGTCGCGGAGAGTCGTTTCTCGGTGGGGGTGCATCTCGACCCGTCGGTGATCACCTTCGTGCTGCTGAACATGTCCGGTGCGGTGATCGCACGACGAGTCGTGCGCACGCACGACCGGGACCCGCACCGCATCGTCGAGACGATGGCGCAGACGATCGATGGCCTCGTCGACGAGGCCGGCATCGATCGCGCACTCGTCGCCGGGGTCGGCGTCGCTGCCCCCGGGCCGCTCGACGCGGCGAAGGGCACGGTGGTGGACCCCCCGAAGCTCGACGGATGGCATCGGGTGCCGCTGCGTTCCGTTCTCGCAGAAGCGACGGGCTTCGAAGTCACGCTGGAGAAGGACACCACTGCCGCCGCAGTGGGGGAGCTGTGGACCGGCTCCGCGACAGCCGAGGACTCGTTCCTGTTCGTCTACCTCGGCACGGGGCTCGGGGCCGCCGCAGCGCGTGAGGGGGTTGTGGTCACAGGCAGCACCCACAACTTCGGCGAGATCGGCCACATCATGGTCGACCCAGACGGGCCGCCCTGCGCGTGCGGCTCGCGAGGATGCGTCGAAGTGGTATGCACCCCGCAGGCGATCGTCGAGCAGGCGGAGGCGGCCGGGGTGTTCCGCGATGAGCCGGACGACGGAGGTGCGCGCGGAGTGGAGGAGCGGTTCGCCCGTCTGTGCGAGCTCGCTTCCGCGGGCGAGATCCGCGCGCTGGGCGTTCTGCGTCGCTCTGCCGAACATCTGGCAGTGCTGATCTCGGTGCTCACGAACATCCTCGATGTCGATCGTGTGGTGCTCGGCGGGCCGTTCTGCGCCCCTCTGTCCGAGGTCTATCTGCGCGAGATCCCAGAGCAGCTGAACCGTCGCAGTGCGACGAGGTCGGTTCGGGCCTTGCGCGTCGACAGCGCGGTGGTGGGAGAGGATGTCGGTGCCGTGGGGGCCGCCTGCGTCGTGCTCGACGCGGTGCTCACGCCTCGAGCATCCGACCTCTACCTCGAGGATTGA
- a CDS encoding ATP-binding protein: MAADPLSIREAWSKIPSPGSVETEFERFTGKRMERILATVVAIGSGVLGAQALIAGVTTTGSDAARITMLLVVFVPLIVMLVACVIGRGVRTASGAFAIVYTLALAAWPSLVDPVGRAADQPWIFFLVNVGVVAAMLAFPLWLQFVWAVCLPFVYGYVRLVEGDFSRDFWVTTAFDVSFTLILGCVIIALGWMFRSVAAGVDEARARAVASYAGAAAAAAAEEERAAMSALMHDSVLAALIAAERAEGDRAQDLAVGMAREALTRLANTEAAVAQEGSDEPVGAAQIVVELRRALSELGADAIVEERGGIGLIPGRAARALVLAARQALGNAVTHAGGRGLHILVEGRGDEGITVTITDTGPGFDIGAIGADRLGIRASIFARMAGVAGTAEIDSRECGTTVTLGWERP, encoded by the coding sequence GTGGCCGCTGACCCGCTCAGCATCCGGGAGGCATGGAGCAAGATCCCTTCGCCCGGCAGCGTGGAGACCGAGTTCGAGCGCTTCACCGGCAAACGCATGGAGCGCATCCTCGCCACGGTCGTCGCGATCGGATCGGGTGTTCTCGGCGCACAGGCACTGATCGCGGGGGTCACGACGACGGGATCGGATGCCGCGCGCATCACGATGCTGCTCGTGGTCTTCGTGCCGCTGATCGTCATGCTCGTCGCGTGCGTCATCGGACGTGGCGTCAGGACCGCGTCCGGCGCGTTCGCCATCGTGTACACACTCGCGCTCGCCGCCTGGCCGAGTCTGGTCGACCCTGTGGGCAGAGCCGCCGACCAGCCGTGGATCTTCTTCCTCGTCAACGTGGGCGTCGTGGCTGCGATGCTCGCCTTCCCTCTGTGGCTGCAGTTCGTCTGGGCGGTGTGCCTGCCGTTCGTCTACGGCTATGTCCGCCTCGTCGAAGGCGATTTCTCGCGAGACTTCTGGGTGACGACGGCGTTCGACGTGTCGTTCACCCTGATCCTCGGATGCGTCATCATCGCGTTGGGATGGATGTTCCGCTCGGTCGCCGCGGGTGTCGATGAGGCCCGGGCCCGAGCCGTCGCGTCGTACGCGGGCGCAGCGGCAGCCGCCGCAGCCGAGGAGGAGCGTGCGGCGATGTCGGCGCTCATGCACGACAGCGTCCTCGCAGCGCTGATCGCCGCGGAACGGGCCGAAGGCGATCGGGCACAGGACCTCGCCGTGGGGATGGCCCGGGAGGCTCTCACCCGCCTGGCGAACACCGAGGCCGCGGTGGCCCAGGAGGGCAGCGACGAACCGGTGGGCGCCGCTCAGATCGTCGTCGAGCTCCGTCGTGCCCTGTCCGAGCTCGGGGCGGATGCGATCGTCGAGGAACGGGGAGGGATCGGCCTGATCCCCGGGCGCGCCGCGAGAGCACTTGTGCTCGCCGCCAGACAGGCGCTCGGCAACGCGGTCACCCATGCGGGTGGGCGCGGGCTGCACATCCTCGTCGAGGGCCGCGGTGACGAGGGGATCACGGTGACGATCACGGACACCGGCCCAGGATTCGATATCGGGGCGATCGGCGCCGACCGCCTCGGGATCAGAGCGTCGATCTTCGCACGGATGGCCGGGGTGGCGGGCACCGCCGAGATCGATTCGAGAGAGTGCGGCACCACCGTGACGCTGGGCTGGGAGCGGCCATGA
- a CDS encoding response regulator transcription factor, which translates to MSRVALIDDHESVRLGLEAACARDGEQTVVFSGSTVVSYLEWRSTTSSQPADVVVLDLTLGDGTTVTENVRSLVADGASVVIHSVADRPAAVREALAAGAAGVVSKSSALDDVLDAIRTVAQGEALNNVEWASAVDGDRDFADAQLSTREREVLRLYATGLPLKAVAERLGVAYSTAKENITRIRVKYVEVGRPAPTKVDLLRRAMEDGIVAADGAPSGR; encoded by the coding sequence ATGAGCAGGGTCGCACTCATCGACGATCACGAATCCGTCCGCCTCGGTCTCGAGGCGGCGTGCGCTCGTGACGGAGAGCAGACCGTCGTCTTCTCCGGCAGCACCGTCGTGTCCTACCTCGAGTGGAGGTCGACGACGTCGTCGCAGCCTGCCGACGTGGTGGTGCTCGACCTCACCCTCGGAGACGGCACCACGGTGACCGAGAACGTCCGGTCGCTCGTCGCCGACGGCGCGAGCGTCGTGATCCACAGCGTCGCCGATCGACCGGCGGCCGTGCGCGAGGCCCTCGCTGCCGGTGCCGCCGGCGTCGTGAGCAAATCCTCTGCGCTGGACGACGTGCTCGACGCCATCCGCACTGTCGCGCAGGGCGAAGCCCTCAACAACGTCGAGTGGGCGAGCGCTGTCGACGGGGATCGCGACTTCGCGGACGCCCAGCTGTCGACACGCGAGCGGGAGGTGCTCCGGCTGTATGCGACCGGCCTGCCGCTGAAGGCCGTGGCCGAGCGCCTCGGCGTCGCGTACTCGACCGCCAAGGAGAACATCACCCGGATCCGGGTCAAGTACGTGGAGGTCGGGCGACCGGCCCCGACGAAGGTCGACCTTCTGCGGCGAGCGATGGAGGATGGGATCGTCGCCGCAGACGGGGCGCCGAGTGGCCGCTGA
- a CDS encoding class I SAM-dependent RNA methyltransferase: MTSSPVLLDLDITGIAHGGTFIARYEGRVVFVSDAIPGERVRARLTEDSTGESKSFWRAETVEVLDASPHRRPHIWAEADVSRAPEDRPGGADLGHIDLAHQRVLKRQVLTEALDRFAGPGLEAPEIEAVDSTDGTGWRSRVTLHVDDQGRVGPYAARSHRVIPVSSHPLARPAVAQAALRLAGGEAGSVDLVEPGDGQVRVIRRDRLDERPARGQHRRPAPEVVYEQVGDRRFQVDAGGFWQVHPRAASVLDGAVYGILDGHVDPEATHFDLYGGVGLFAASLADLGGTDIVTVESSRRATTHAQQNLAPLAVNAVTARVDRYLAGLPSDTRAGAVVLDPPRAGAGRAVVDALNSLAPEAIAYVACDPVALARDLGTFREHGWNVGTLRGFDLFPHSHHFEVVALLTR; this comes from the coding sequence ATGACTTCCTCCCCAGTCCTGCTCGATCTGGACATCACCGGCATCGCGCACGGCGGCACGTTCATCGCCCGATACGAAGGCCGGGTCGTCTTCGTCTCCGACGCCATCCCCGGTGAGCGGGTCCGCGCGCGGCTCACCGAGGACTCCACGGGTGAGTCCAAGAGCTTCTGGCGTGCCGAGACTGTCGAGGTCCTGGACGCCTCGCCGCATCGTCGCCCCCACATCTGGGCGGAGGCCGACGTCTCCCGCGCGCCCGAGGACCGGCCGGGGGGCGCCGACCTGGGGCACATCGATCTCGCGCATCAGCGCGTGCTCAAGCGTCAGGTGCTCACCGAGGCGCTCGATCGTTTCGCCGGACCCGGTCTCGAGGCTCCCGAGATCGAGGCCGTGGACTCGACCGACGGAACCGGCTGGCGCTCCCGGGTGACCCTGCACGTCGACGACCAGGGGCGCGTCGGTCCCTACGCCGCTCGCAGTCACCGGGTGATCCCGGTCAGCTCCCACCCGCTCGCGCGTCCGGCGGTCGCACAGGCGGCCCTCCGTCTCGCGGGCGGCGAGGCGGGCAGCGTCGACCTGGTCGAACCGGGCGACGGCCAGGTGCGGGTCATCCGACGAGATCGCCTCGACGAGCGACCGGCCAGGGGGCAGCACCGCCGCCCGGCGCCCGAAGTCGTCTACGAGCAGGTGGGCGATCGCCGGTTCCAGGTCGACGCCGGTGGATTCTGGCAGGTGCACCCGCGAGCCGCCTCGGTGCTCGACGGCGCCGTCTACGGCATCCTCGACGGGCACGTCGATCCGGAGGCGACGCACTTCGACCTCTACGGAGGAGTCGGGCTCTTCGCCGCATCGCTCGCAGACCTCGGTGGCACCGACATCGTCACCGTCGAGTCCAGCAGGCGGGCGACGACTCACGCGCAGCAGAACCTCGCGCCCCTCGCCGTGAACGCCGTCACAGCACGGGTCGACCGCTATCTCGCCGGTCTCCCCTCCGACACGCGAGCAGGAGCGGTCGTACTCGATCCGCCGCGTGCCGGTGCCGGACGCGCGGTGGTCGATGCACTGAACTCTCTCGCCCCCGAGGCGATCGCCTACGTCGCGTGCGACCCTGTGGCGTTGGCGCGGGACCTCGGAACCTTCCGCGAACACGGGTGGAACGTGGGGACGCTGCGCGGTTTCGACCTGTTCCCGCACTCGCATCACTTCGAGGTCGTCGCGCTGCTCACCCGGTGA
- a CDS encoding Maf family protein, with protein MRVCLASTSPARLMLLRQAGIEPLTQSPGVDEDAVAAAAAAERGAELTPADLVLLLARAKAADVAQRLSADGEFDGIVIGGDSMFELGGRVYGKPYTPEEATRRWQEMRGATGILHSGHSVFRVSPGTDPVEATATAEASVTFADDVTDAEIAAYVASGEPLLVAGAFTVDSLGGAFITRVDGDPSTVVGMSLSTVRRLAADLGVTWTDLWS; from the coding sequence ATGCGCGTCTGCCTGGCCTCCACCTCTCCCGCCCGCCTCATGCTGCTGCGTCAGGCGGGTATCGAGCCTCTGACCCAGTCGCCGGGAGTGGATGAGGATGCGGTCGCCGCCGCTGCCGCGGCCGAACGGGGCGCGGAGCTGACTCCGGCGGACCTCGTGCTCCTGCTCGCTCGGGCGAAGGCGGCGGACGTCGCGCAGCGCCTCTCTGCGGACGGCGAGTTCGACGGCATCGTGATCGGCGGAGACTCGATGTTCGAACTAGGCGGGCGCGTGTACGGCAAGCCCTACACGCCCGAGGAGGCGACCAGACGCTGGCAGGAGATGCGCGGGGCCACCGGCATCCTGCACTCGGGGCACTCGGTCTTCCGTGTCTCGCCGGGCACCGACCCGGTCGAGGCCACCGCCACGGCCGAGGCTTCGGTGACCTTCGCCGATGACGTCACGGATGCCGAGATCGCCGCCTACGTCGCCTCGGGTGAGCCCCTGCTCGTCGCCGGTGCGTTCACGGTCGACAGTCTGGGCGGCGCCTTCATCACCCGCGTCGACGGCGACCCGTCGACGGTGGTCGGGATGTCGCTGTCGACCGTGCGCCGCCTCGCCGCCGATCTCGGCGTCACGTGGACCGACCTCTGGTCGTAG